The Winogradskyella schleiferi genome has a window encoding:
- a CDS encoding M23 family metallopeptidase: MKFNSKILILFLFLASCKQVQKVSDVITKPSAREVFERTLDDNDSLFKRYEETYTNAKQNHLKLELPSTLNSKSDASDFRVLAYTLNLKRGERFKIESNITADSLQLAIDLFAFENDSVISKKTIISNQPMTNRLEFDVTKTGSYKIVILPNRNNSSNFGLRLFTESTLVFPVSGKDNEAIQSFWGASRGGGSRSHKGVDIFAKRGTPVVAATNGFISNTGNRGLGGKQVWLRDGIFGQSLYYAHLDSIAVSTGERVKVGDTLGFVGNTGNAKTTSPHLHFGIYTKGGAVDPLPFVKLTDRIEFENHSLFMKGETRLRKNELRIGAAVKTDKLQELEQKTQVEIIGKTERWFHLRVNDSLQGFMHESLVKEIE, translated from the coding sequence ATGAAATTCAACTCTAAAATTCTAATCCTTTTTCTGTTCTTAGCATCTTGTAAACAAGTACAGAAAGTTTCTGACGTAATTACGAAACCTTCAGCAAGAGAAGTTTTTGAGCGTACTTTAGATGATAACGATAGTCTTTTTAAACGGTATGAAGAAACGTATACCAATGCGAAACAAAATCATTTAAAGTTAGAATTACCGTCTACTTTAAATTCAAAGTCCGATGCTTCGGATTTTAGGGTTCTCGCTTACACTTTAAACTTAAAGCGAGGAGAACGTTTCAAAATAGAATCAAATATCACGGCGGATAGTTTACAATTGGCAATCGATTTATTTGCGTTTGAAAACGATTCGGTTATTTCAAAAAAAACAATCATTTCAAATCAACCAATGACAAATCGTTTAGAGTTTGATGTCACTAAAACAGGATCATACAAAATAGTAATTCTTCCCAATCGAAATAATAGTAGCAACTTTGGACTGAGGTTATTTACGGAATCTACTTTAGTATTTCCAGTGAGTGGAAAAGACAATGAGGCTATACAGAGTTTTTGGGGCGCATCGCGAGGTGGTGGCAGTCGTTCCCATAAGGGTGTTGATATTTTTGCAAAACGTGGAACGCCTGTTGTGGCTGCGACCAATGGTTTTATTTCCAATACTGGTAATCGAGGCTTGGGAGGTAAACAAGTATGGCTGCGCGATGGAATTTTCGGTCAGTCCTTGTATTATGCGCATTTGGATAGTATTGCGGTTTCTACCGGAGAACGAGTGAAAGTAGGAGACACTCTAGGATTTGTTGGAAATACAGGAAATGCCAAAACCACGAGTCCGCACTTGCATTTTGGAATTTACACTAAAGGAGGAGCTGTTGATCCGTTGCCATTTGTAAAACTAACGGACCGAATTGAGTTTGAAAACCACTCTTTGTTTATGAAAGGTGAAACACGACTGCGAAAAAATGAACTCAGAATTGGAGCCGCTGTCAAAACCGATAAACTTCAAGAATTAGAACAGAAAACCCAAGTTGAAATAATAGGAAAAACAGAACGATGGTTTCATCTTCGAGTTAATGACAGCTTGCAAGGTTTTATGCATGAGTCCTTGGTAAAGGAAATAGAGTAG
- a CDS encoding DUF4287 domain-containing protein — MEQALQTMINNMPEKTGKSLDQWKKILKTKAFEKHSEGVNFLKKEHGVTHGFANTIVNLSKDGNDSPDDLVSNQYKGKETLVPIYEKLISVVENFGDDVTITPKKTSVSVIRKRQFVLIKPATKTRIDLGLKLPNKPTTDKLGNSGPFGTMCTHRVQITSVEDVDDELIGWMKEAYELAD, encoded by the coding sequence ATGGAACAAGCACTACAAACCATGATTAATAATATGCCAGAGAAAACTGGTAAATCATTAGACCAATGGAAAAAAATACTGAAAACAAAAGCCTTTGAAAAGCATTCTGAAGGCGTCAATTTTCTAAAAAAAGAACATGGAGTTACACACGGCTTTGCCAATACTATTGTAAACCTCTCTAAAGACGGAAATGATTCTCCTGACGACTTGGTATCTAATCAATATAAAGGCAAAGAAACCTTAGTTCCTATCTATGAAAAACTAATTTCGGTCGTAGAGAATTTTGGAGACGATGTTACCATCACACCAAAAAAAACCAGTGTAAGCGTCATTAGAAAACGACAATTTGTATTGATAAAACCAGCTACAAAAACCCGAATAGATCTAGGATTAAAATTGCCAAACAAACCAACCACAGATAAATTAGGTAATTCTGGACCTTTTGGGACGATGTGCACGCATCGCGTTCAAATCACGTCAGTTGAAGACGTTGATGATGAATTGATTGGATGGATGAAAGAAGCGTATGAACTAGCAGACTAA
- a CDS encoding VOC family protein translates to MKLGAFSISLAVKDINASKAFYETLGFSVFAGELDKNYLIMKNETSLVGLFQGMFENNILTFNPGWDQDANTLEKFDDVRKIQKHLKSKGITLEHEADETTTGPASFVVLDPDGNAILIDQHI, encoded by the coding sequence ATGAAACTAGGAGCCTTCTCTATAAGCCTTGCCGTTAAAGACATTAATGCCTCAAAAGCATTCTACGAAACCTTAGGGTTTTCAGTTTTTGCTGGAGAGTTAGACAAAAATTATCTCATCATGAAAAATGAAACGTCACTCGTAGGACTTTTTCAAGGGATGTTTGAAAATAACATTCTAACCTTCAATCCAGGTTGGGATCAAGATGCCAATACGCTCGAAAAATTTGATGATGTCCGTAAGATTCAAAAGCATTTAAAATCAAAAGGGATTACATTAGAACACGAAGCTGACGAAACCACTACAGGTCCTGCAAGTTTTGTGGTACTGGATCCAGATGGCAATGCTATTTTAATTGACCAACATATATAA
- a CDS encoding SET domain-containing protein → MIHPNTELKFISEDIGYGVVATEFMPVGTITWILDKLDREFTPETFNAMDPIYKSILDMYSYRNNKGNFILCWDNGRFVNHSFKSNCLTTAYDFEIAIRDIQPGEQLTDDYGYLNITEPFEPVDEGTDRKVVYPDDLVNFHKTWDTQLKKVFNKIVDYNQPLKDLIKHELWQKIERIANGKEAMDSIFHNYYNEKSL, encoded by the coding sequence ATGATACATCCAAACACGGAATTAAAATTTATAAGCGAAGACATTGGCTATGGTGTTGTAGCAACGGAATTTATGCCTGTCGGCACTATAACTTGGATTTTAGATAAATTGGATAGGGAATTTACACCTGAAACATTTAATGCCATGGATCCGATTTACAAATCTATTTTAGATATGTATTCTTACAGAAACAACAAAGGAAACTTTATTTTATGTTGGGACAACGGACGCTTTGTAAACCATAGTTTTAAATCCAATTGCCTAACCACTGCTTATGATTTTGAAATTGCAATTAGAGATATTCAGCCAGGAGAACAATTGACCGATGACTATGGTTATTTAAATATTACCGAACCGTTCGAACCTGTTGACGAAGGAACAGATAGAAAGGTGGTCTATCCAGATGATTTAGTGAACTTCCATAAGACTTGGGACACACAACTTAAAAAGGTTTTCAATAAAATTGTTGATTACAATCAACCGTTAAAAGATTTAATAAAACACGAATTATGGCAAAAAATAGAACGTATAGCGAATGGAAAAGAAGCCATGGATTCCATCTTTCATAATTATTACAACGAAAAATCTTTGTAA